The following proteins come from a genomic window of Spirochaetaceae bacterium:
- a CDS encoding DM13 domain-containing protein, producing the protein MNRRAIVTGAIAVGAVVVVAVGWYLASPLFINRMVSEAFPIEIPTTAEMREMSADEMDAMEQTIMDAIPSADEMDAMPERARERIRKDVERFAAAMPDKHTIEPMPGAPVLLAAGEFRDADRFHKGSGLAKLYDIPAIGRVLRFEEFRATNGPDLHVLLAAAPLPTNRHDLGEYIDLGSLKGNVGDQNYNIPEDVDVARYGSVVIYCKPFHVVFATATLNRNGGG; encoded by the coding sequence ATGAATCGGCGTGCAATAGTGACTGGGGCGATCGCGGTTGGAGCCGTGGTGGTGGTGGCCGTGGGCTGGTATCTGGCGTCGCCGCTGTTCATCAATCGGATGGTCAGCGAGGCGTTCCCGATCGAGATACCGACCACGGCGGAGATGCGGGAGATGTCGGCGGACGAGATGGACGCCATGGAGCAGACGATCATGGACGCCATACCCTCCGCGGACGAGATGGACGCGATGCCGGAACGGGCACGCGAGCGCATCCGCAAGGACGTGGAGCGGTTCGCGGCGGCGATGCCGGACAAGCACACCATCGAGCCGATGCCGGGGGCGCCCGTGCTGCTGGCGGCCGGCGAGTTCCGTGACGCCGACCGGTTCCACAAGGGCAGCGGCCTCGCCAAGCTGTACGACATTCCGGCGATCGGCCGCGTGTTGCGTTTCGAGGAGTTCCGCGCCACCAACGGCCCCGACCTGCACGTCCTGCTGGCGGCCGCGCCGCTGCCCACCAATCGCCACGACCTGGGCGAGTACATCGACCTGGGGTCTCTGAAGGGCAACGTCGGCGACCAGAACTACAACATACCGGAGGACGTGGACGTGGCGCGCTACGGCAGCGTGGTGATCTACTGCAAGCCGTTCCACGTCGTGTTCGCGACCGCCACCCTGAACCGCAACGGCGGCGGCTGA
- the hisI gene encoding phosphoribosyl-AMP cyclohydrolase produces MSVLDGSDGVVDFDKLGGMVPVIAQDDEDGAVLMMAYMNREALAETLRTGRVCYFSRSRNKLWRKGEESGNVQELRGLYVDCDGDAILVKVRQIGGAACHEGYRSCFFRHVADGELHVVAERVFDPEAVYGR; encoded by the coding sequence ATGTCAGTGTTGGATGGGTCGGATGGGGTGGTCGATTTCGACAAGCTCGGCGGTATGGTGCCGGTCATCGCGCAGGATGATGAGGACGGCGCGGTGCTGATGATGGCGTACATGAACCGCGAGGCGCTCGCCGAGACGCTGCGCACCGGCCGCGTGTGCTACTTTTCGCGCAGCCGCAACAAGCTGTGGCGCAAGGGCGAGGAGAGCGGCAACGTGCAGGAGCTGCGCGGGCTGTACGTGGACTGTGACGGCGACGCGATCCTGGTGAAGGTACGGCAGATCGGCGGTGCCGCCTGCCATGAGGGCTACCGGAGTTGTTTCTTTCGTCACGTGGCCGACGGAGAACTGCACGTGGTCGCGGAGCGGGTGTTCGATCCCGAGGCGGTGTACGGCCGATGA
- a CDS encoding MFS transporter, with protein sequence MSISNRLPRVPAQFRSLYSGLLAISLLFGANFTAMGAVLPQMIRSFDWSYTAAATVLAAGSFGYFGATFASGFVVRRIGLRVTAVVGLVLIAGALALFGATPALAANVLLHGLVGVGSGCVEVVINYGAVRMERDGRSQLMNLLHAAFSVGGMLGPLAAARLLDTGAPWQTVFRIIAAGTALAAIWLAMLPFHRLDERPPSTRRAARRAGAASDRGNGERSAHAVRPAELPFDPVLVALCVALLFIYVGAEVGVSGWIGEYFVSVLGRSPAQGANLVTLFWGGILAGRLLLAFCYTGRQSALAILALAGVAAGGLIVAVAAGGPLAAAAGFVAAGFGFSSIYPLVMSIVGSYVPPRRQSMVVGFASSGGGIGSLVFPFLVAAVAQNTGIRRGFLLYVALALLLMLLALAAMLRTRGIDRARP encoded by the coding sequence ATGAGCATCAGCAATCGTCTCCCGCGCGTACCGGCGCAATTCCGCTCGCTGTACAGCGGGTTGCTGGCGATAAGCCTCCTGTTCGGCGCCAACTTCACCGCCATGGGCGCCGTGCTTCCGCAGATGATCCGTTCCTTCGACTGGAGCTACACGGCCGCGGCAACCGTGCTGGCAGCCGGTTCGTTCGGCTACTTCGGCGCCACCTTTGCCAGCGGTTTCGTGGTGCGCCGGATCGGCCTGCGCGTCACCGCGGTGGTCGGCCTGGTACTGATCGCGGGCGCGCTGGCCCTGTTCGGCGCCACGCCCGCGCTGGCGGCCAACGTGCTGCTGCACGGACTGGTCGGCGTCGGCAGCGGCTGCGTGGAGGTGGTAATCAACTACGGCGCGGTGCGCATGGAACGCGACGGGCGCAGCCAGCTCATGAACCTGCTGCACGCGGCGTTCTCGGTCGGCGGCATGCTCGGACCGTTGGCGGCCGCGCGGCTGTTGGACACCGGAGCACCGTGGCAGACGGTGTTCCGCATCATCGCCGCCGGTACCGCGCTCGCCGCCATCTGGCTGGCGATGCTGCCGTTCCACCGCCTCGACGAGCGCCCTCCCTCCACCCGGCGCGCTGCCCGCCGAGCCGGCGCCGCGTCGGACCGCGGCAACGGCGAGCGGAGCGCGCACGCGGTCAGGCCGGCCGAGCTGCCATTCGACCCCGTGCTGGTGGCGCTGTGCGTGGCCCTGCTGTTCATATACGTCGGCGCCGAGGTGGGCGTGTCGGGCTGGATCGGCGAGTATTTCGTGAGCGTGCTCGGCCGCAGCCCGGCGCAAGGGGCGAACCTGGTAACGCTGTTCTGGGGCGGCATCCTGGCGGGCCGGCTCCTGCTTGCGTTCTGCTATACGGGGAGGCAATCCGCGCTGGCTATCCTGGCGCTCGCCGGAGTGGCCGCGGGCGGGCTGATCGTGGCCGTTGCCGCCGGCGGACCGCTCGCCGCGGCGGCCGGATTCGTGGCGGCCGGGTTCGGGTTCTCCTCCATCTATCCGCTGGTGATGTCGATCGTCGGCAGCTACGTTCCGCCGCGCAGGCAGAGCATGGTGGTGGGGTTTGCCTCCAGCGGCGGAGGCATCGGCTCGCTGGTGTTTCCGTTCCTGGTGGCGGCGGTGGCGCAGAACACCGGCATTCGCCGGGGGTTCCTGCTGTACGTGGCACTCGCGCTGCTGCTGATGCTGCTTGCGCTCGCCGCCATGCTCAGAACCCGCGGCATCGACCGCGCGCGGCCGTGA
- a CDS encoding 2TM domain-containing protein, with protein sequence MGRQPNEPEERPAAKGPLRQRLAGFVHRCRARAESAKSALTVHGVTYAAVNAGLLLVNLLTSPRFLWFLFPLAAWGIGLLHHHTEARVRAREAREAAALPPLTKRALQRVRKLFAVRRRLRHHLTTAAGLSAFLIGLNVLLTPRDGPWAIIPIVLALGPPLAIHYAVARSRSRRLRRELADDGLDLDSAVADLATLPVDDAEVLLSDAPLLAEAAELREAILADLQGGGADADRWRTELQPELDTYTRHIGALLQARRELERAGARVSAAEITEELAVLNGKLDEATSAELRREYQTAVAQYEGQLKSLQDLQERIEMTDLRAKSAILALRQLSLDIPRLRAAPAGEPAALVSLRGKSQELTRYLEDLRAGHRELDDAAVRAP encoded by the coding sequence ATGGGCAGGCAACCTAACGAGCCGGAAGAGCGCCCGGCGGCGAAAGGCCCGTTGCGCCAGCGGCTGGCAGGTTTTGTGCACCGGTGCCGCGCGCGGGCGGAGAGCGCCAAGTCCGCACTGACCGTGCACGGCGTCACCTACGCCGCCGTCAACGCCGGGCTCCTGCTGGTAAACCTGCTCACGTCACCTCGCTTTCTGTGGTTCCTGTTTCCGCTCGCCGCCTGGGGAATCGGGTTGCTGCACCACCATACCGAGGCCCGCGTCCGGGCGCGGGAGGCGCGCGAGGCCGCGGCGCTCCCACCGCTCACCAAGCGCGCGCTGCAGCGGGTTCGCAAGCTGTTCGCCGTTCGCCGCCGCCTGCGCCACCACCTCACCACGGCCGCGGGGCTGTCGGCGTTCCTGATCGGGCTCAACGTCCTCCTTACGCCGAGGGACGGCCCGTGGGCAATTATCCCGATTGTCCTGGCGCTCGGCCCTCCCCTTGCCATTCACTACGCCGTGGCGCGCTCGCGGAGCCGGCGCCTGCGCCGCGAGTTGGCCGACGACGGATTGGACCTCGACTCGGCGGTTGCCGACTTGGCGACGCTCCCGGTGGACGACGCCGAGGTGCTGCTCTCCGATGCACCGCTGCTGGCGGAGGCGGCGGAACTGCGCGAGGCGATCCTCGCCGATCTGCAAGGCGGCGGGGCGGACGCGGATCGCTGGCGCACGGAGCTGCAGCCGGAGCTCGACACCTATACGCGCCACATCGGCGCGCTGCTGCAGGCGCGCCGCGAGCTGGAACGCGCCGGCGCACGCGTATCCGCGGCGGAAATCACCGAGGAACTCGCCGTCCTGAACGGCAAGCTGGATGAAGCCACCTCCGCCGAGTTGCGCCGCGAATACCAAACGGCGGTGGCGCAGTACGAGGGGCAGCTCAAGTCGCTCCAGGATCTGCAGGAACGCATCGAAATGACCGATCTGCGTGCCAAGTCCGCGATACTGGCGCTGCGCCAACTCTCGCTCGACATTCCACGCCTGCGCGCCGCCCCCGCCGGTGAGCCGGCCGCCCTGGTATCGCTGCGCGGCAAGTCGCAGGAGTTGACCCGCTACCTCGAAGACCTGCGCGCCGGCCACCGGGAACTCGACGACGCCGCGGTCCGCGCACCGTAG
- a CDS encoding phytanoyl-CoA dioxygenase family protein, translating to MTNGNSVVGDAQRERFREEGLCILEGVIDPETVTMLREECSYFLGYIDAVMDEQGISSIGITHRGSRYFIANRYRTSRRMRGFIFGELMAEVTRRLLGDEVYLFNEQWVVKGPEQGMKFAWHQDSGYVRTRDPNATHPPYLTCWCALDDVDEANGTAYVLPHSRGGTRDTIYPHSREEGSNDLVGYAGDDPGEPVIAPAGSIAAFSSYNLHRSGPNTSDGMRRVYLPQYSSSPIRGRAGELWGMAVPFLAGGQVVYRADRDTHERYGPHRA from the coding sequence ATGACGAACGGCAACTCGGTGGTCGGCGACGCGCAGCGCGAGCGGTTTCGCGAGGAAGGGTTGTGCATCCTGGAGGGCGTGATCGATCCCGAGACGGTGACCATGCTGCGCGAGGAGTGCTCCTACTTTCTCGGCTACATCGACGCGGTGATGGACGAGCAGGGCATCTCGTCCATCGGCATCACCCACCGCGGCAGCCGCTACTTCATCGCCAACCGCTACCGCACCAGCCGGCGCATGCGCGGCTTCATCTTCGGCGAGCTGATGGCGGAGGTGACGCGGCGCCTGCTCGGCGACGAGGTGTACCTGTTCAACGAGCAGTGGGTGGTCAAGGGGCCGGAGCAGGGCATGAAGTTCGCCTGGCACCAGGACTCCGGCTACGTCCGGACGCGCGACCCGAACGCCACCCACCCGCCCTACCTGACCTGCTGGTGTGCGCTCGACGACGTCGACGAGGCCAACGGCACCGCGTACGTACTGCCGCATTCGCGCGGCGGCACGCGCGACACCATCTACCCGCACAGCCGCGAGGAGGGCAGCAACGACTTGGTGGGGTACGCCGGCGACGACCCGGGCGAGCCGGTGATCGCACCGGCAGGGAGCATCGCGGCGTTCAGCAGCTACAACCTGCACCGCAGCGGCCCCAACACCAGCGACGGCATGCGCCGTGTCTACCTGCCGCAATACAGTAGCAGTCCGATCCGCGGCCGTGCCGGCGAACTGTGGGGCATGGCGGTGCCGTTCCTTGCCGGCGGACAGGTTGTCTACCGGGCCGACCGAGACACGCATGAGCGGTACGGGCCACACCGGGCGTAA
- the hisG gene encoding ATP phosphoribosyltransferase, which produces MSPRVLKFGIPAGSLQDATAELFQQAGYRITFRSRSYYPEIDDPEMECILIRAQEMARYVQDGVMDAGLTGHDWIVENRATVVEVAELVFSKVSRRPVRWVLAVPEDSPVHSARDLQGKHIATEAVNLTTDYLKRHGVQAHVEFSWGATEVKPPRLADAIVEITETGSSLRANNLRIVDTIVESTPRLIANETAWQDEWKRRKINNITLMLRGAMAAEGKVGLMMNVPQDKVDGVVAVLPALQKPTLSGLVNGDWIAVNTVIDEAVVRDIIPRLKEAGASGIVEYPLTKIIE; this is translated from the coding sequence ATGAGCCCGCGGGTACTGAAGTTCGGCATCCCGGCCGGCAGCCTGCAGGACGCCACCGCCGAGCTGTTCCAGCAGGCGGGGTACCGCATCACCTTCCGGTCGCGCTCCTACTACCCGGAGATCGACGACCCGGAGATGGAGTGCATCCTGATCCGCGCCCAGGAGATGGCTCGCTACGTCCAGGACGGCGTGATGGACGCGGGGCTGACCGGGCACGACTGGATCGTCGAGAACCGCGCCACGGTGGTGGAAGTCGCCGAGCTGGTGTTCTCGAAGGTGAGCCGCCGGCCGGTGCGCTGGGTGCTGGCGGTGCCGGAGGACTCCCCGGTGCACAGCGCGCGCGACCTGCAGGGCAAGCACATCGCCACCGAGGCGGTGAACCTCACCACCGACTACCTGAAGCGGCACGGCGTGCAGGCGCACGTGGAGTTTTCCTGGGGCGCCACCGAGGTGAAGCCGCCGCGCCTTGCGGACGCCATCGTGGAGATTACCGAAACCGGCAGCTCGCTGCGCGCCAACAACCTGCGCATCGTCGACACGATCGTGGAGAGTACGCCGCGGCTGATCGCCAACGAAACGGCGTGGCAGGACGAGTGGAAGCGGCGCAAGATCAACAACATCACGCTCATGCTGCGCGGCGCGATGGCGGCCGAGGGCAAGGTGGGGCTGATGATGAACGTGCCGCAGGACAAGGTGGACGGCGTGGTGGCGGTCCTTCCGGCGTTGCAGAAACCGACCCTGTCGGGGCTGGTGAACGGCGACTGGATCGCAGTCAACACGGTGATCGACGAGGCGGTGGTGCGCGACATCATTCCACGCCTCAAGGAGGCCGGGGCGAGCGGCATCGTGGAGTATCCGCTCACCAAGATCATCGAATAG
- a CDS encoding aldo/keto reductase, producing MEQERAAAAGPARATLPRRRLGRTGLEVSVLGLGGAFLGAARERDNPVAERAEIASATVRAAVEFGINYIDTSPFYQDEVAERSLGVALSGLSPEQRDGLYVSTKVGTRSGMVGQYDGASVRRSLAISRDALGRDYLDIVFIHDPVSDEHVDQVLAGGGGAEAIEELKAAGKVGALGLGVRNHRWHRRCIEDGRFDVVLLPYDYSPVRDSARSLIELAREHDVGVVNASPYLRGLLAGPDPADPARSGNQEPRDVQRAAAVYAWCRERGVDVGALAVQFSTRNTGIGSTLVGSRDAAEIAASYRHATAELPEGIWAEFEAAAARFPAAAPGGETGIAI from the coding sequence GTGGAACAGGAGAGGGCAGCAGCGGCCGGGCCGGCGCGCGCGACCCTGCCGCGCAGGAGACTGGGACGCACCGGCCTGGAGGTCTCCGTGCTGGGGCTGGGCGGTGCGTTCCTGGGCGCGGCGCGCGAGCGCGACAATCCGGTCGCCGAGCGCGCGGAGATTGCGTCCGCCACGGTACGGGCGGCGGTGGAGTTCGGGATCAACTACATCGACACGTCACCGTTTTACCAGGACGAGGTCGCCGAGCGCAGCCTGGGTGTCGCGCTGAGCGGATTGAGCCCGGAACAGCGGGACGGGCTTTACGTGTCGACCAAGGTGGGCACTCGCTCCGGGATGGTGGGGCAATACGACGGAGCGTCGGTGCGCAGGTCGCTCGCCATCAGCCGGGACGCGCTCGGGCGCGACTACCTCGACATCGTGTTCATACACGATCCCGTGTCGGACGAGCACGTGGACCAGGTTCTGGCCGGCGGCGGCGGCGCCGAGGCCATCGAGGAGCTCAAGGCCGCCGGCAAGGTGGGCGCGCTCGGTCTCGGGGTGCGCAACCACCGCTGGCACCGCCGCTGCATCGAGGACGGCCGTTTCGACGTGGTGCTGTTGCCCTACGACTACAGCCCGGTGCGCGACAGCGCCCGTTCGCTGATCGAGTTGGCGCGGGAGCACGATGTCGGCGTGGTGAACGCGTCGCCCTACCTGCGCGGACTGCTCGCCGGCCCCGACCCGGCTGACCCGGCGCGCTCCGGCAACCAGGAGCCGCGGGACGTGCAGCGCGCGGCCGCGGTATACGCCTGGTGCCGGGAGCGCGGCGTCGACGTGGGCGCGCTGGCGGTGCAGTTCAGCACCCGCAACACGGGCATCGGGTCGACGCTGGTCGGCAGCCGCGACGCGGCGGAGATCGCTGCCAGCTACCGGCATGCCACCGCGGAGTTGCCGGAGGGTATCTGGGCCGAGTTCGAGGCGGCGGCGGCTCGATTCCCGGCTGCCGCGCCGGGCGGCGAGACCGGGATCGCGATATGA
- a CDS encoding DMT family transporter → MIAVGVFIAFAHAVCWSATSVVLRHLSQRLDPFVLNGLRALLGAAVIVVWFLAAGAPGASTFTPERVLLIVAAIVVGGLVGDTCSVVALRLVGVARTVPVVCSFPIFTMLFGFLLLGDAPPLLAMFGALLVVAAGALLSLPERRPRAAPRTAADGTQAPVPDVARRKRRIGLLLATITAAVWGLEVILTAKAAEGMTTLAVNAVRVPIAALLSLSVALRRPGALDAAERVLSDRRTLWLLVLGGLLGWVVVGMLYVESIKLAGATFTAIVGATAPLYAAPLSALLLREPPGAMTLAATMLAVAGVILVLLA, encoded by the coding sequence ATGATCGCCGTGGGCGTCTTCATCGCCTTCGCGCACGCCGTGTGCTGGAGCGCCACCAGCGTCGTGTTGCGCCATCTTTCGCAGCGGCTGGACCCGTTCGTGCTCAACGGGCTGCGTGCGCTGCTGGGAGCGGCGGTGATCGTGGTCTGGTTCCTGGCCGCGGGAGCACCGGGGGCGTCGACCTTCACCCCCGAGCGCGTTCTGCTGATCGTGGCGGCCATCGTGGTAGGCGGGCTGGTCGGCGACACGTGCAGCGTGGTGGCGCTGCGCTTGGTGGGCGTCGCGCGTACCGTGCCGGTGGTCTGCAGCTTCCCGATATTCACGATGCTGTTCGGGTTTCTCCTGTTGGGAGACGCGCCGCCGCTGCTGGCGATGTTCGGCGCCCTGCTGGTGGTCGCGGCGGGGGCGCTGCTGTCGCTCCCGGAGCGCCGGCCGCGGGCAGCGCCGAGGACCGCGGCGGACGGAACGCAAGCCCCCGTACCGGATGTTGCGCGGCGCAAGCGCAGGATCGGGCTGCTGCTGGCCACGATCACGGCGGCGGTTTGGGGCCTGGAGGTGATTCTGACCGCCAAGGCCGCCGAGGGCATGACCACCCTGGCCGTGAATGCCGTGCGCGTGCCGATCGCGGCACTGCTGTCGCTCAGCGTGGCGCTGCGGCGTCCCGGGGCGCTGGATGCCGCCGAGCGGGTGCTCAGCGACCGCCGCACGCTGTGGCTGCTGGTCCTGGGCGGCCTGCTGGGCTGGGTGGTGGTGGGAATGCTCTACGTGGAGTCGATCAAGCTGGCGGGCGCCACCTTCACGGCCATCGTCGGCGCCACGGCGCCGCTGTACGCCGCCCCCCTGAGTGCCCTGCTGCTGCGCGAACCGCCCGGTGCCATGACCCTGGCCGCAACCATGCTGGCGGTGGCCGGCGTGATCCTGGTGCTCCTGGCGTAG
- a CDS encoding MFS transporter gives MALAERLRATGRRARTTTFASLAVRDFRLLWFGLLILFGASQVRMVASGYLAYDLTSSPLLLSLVAVGYAVPMLSLALVGGAVADRFDRRRLVQVAQAMFSMVALAVGLAIQFGQVTWVHLLASSALQGMLWALLVPARQAMIPGLVGRRLTTNALSLMAAGFSLTTLVGPALGGWLYGLFGPAATYYFVAAMGVGAVWMTGRITSRYVPAVGGTQQAAIRQGLTYIRRQPDIVILFVISVVYALVAMPFRLILPVFVVDLYQRGPEVLGLLVTAMGVGSVGAAVVVANVGPGRRGLILLSGAIVASTAILVMSGLALFWVGLACMLVLGVGDAIRKALNQAVMLEIADEEYHGRVASVFMISFGLVPLGALPAGALAEAFGGQVAGAVMGAFMLLVSVVLLTNRRLRTLR, from the coding sequence GTGGCGCTGGCTGAACGCCTGCGCGCGACCGGGCGGCGCGCGCGCACCACCACGTTCGCGTCTCTGGCGGTGCGCGACTTCCGCCTGTTGTGGTTCGGCCTGCTGATCCTGTTCGGCGCCTCGCAGGTCCGCATGGTGGCGTCCGGCTACCTGGCCTACGACCTGACCAGCTCGCCGCTCCTGCTCAGCCTGGTCGCGGTCGGCTACGCCGTGCCGATGCTGTCGCTGGCGCTGGTCGGCGGCGCGGTGGCGGACCGGTTCGACCGTCGCCGGCTGGTGCAGGTGGCGCAGGCGATGTTCTCGATGGTTGCGCTGGCGGTCGGCCTGGCGATTCAATTCGGACAGGTCACCTGGGTGCACCTGCTGGCGTCGTCGGCGCTGCAGGGCATGCTGTGGGCGCTCCTGGTGCCGGCCCGGCAGGCGATGATTCCCGGGCTGGTGGGGCGCCGGCTCACCACCAATGCGCTGTCCCTCATGGCGGCCGGGTTCAGCCTGACCACGCTGGTGGGGCCGGCCCTCGGCGGATGGCTGTACGGGCTGTTCGGCCCCGCCGCGACCTACTACTTCGTCGCGGCCATGGGTGTCGGCGCGGTATGGATGACCGGGCGGATCACGTCGAGGTACGTGCCCGCCGTCGGCGGCACCCAGCAGGCGGCGATCCGGCAGGGGCTCACCTACATTCGCCGCCAGCCGGACATCGTCATACTGTTCGTGATCTCGGTGGTATACGCGCTGGTGGCGATGCCGTTCCGGCTCATCCTGCCGGTGTTCGTGGTCGACCTGTACCAGCGCGGCCCGGAGGTGCTCGGCCTGCTGGTGACCGCGATGGGCGTGGGCTCCGTCGGAGCGGCGGTGGTGGTGGCCAACGTGGGGCCGGGGCGCCGCGGACTGATCCTGCTGAGCGGCGCGATCGTGGCCAGTACCGCGATCCTGGTGATGTCGGGTCTGGCGCTGTTCTGGGTGGGGCTGGCGTGCATGCTGGTCCTCGGCGTGGGCGATGCCATCCGCAAGGCGCTCAACCAGGCGGTGATGCTGGAAATCGCCGACGAGGAGTACCACGGGCGCGTGGCGAGCGTGTTCATGATCTCGTTCGGCTTGGTGCCGCTGGGGGCGCTGCCGGCCGGCGCCCTGGCGGAAGCGTTCGGCGGCCAGGTGGCGGGTGCCGTGATGGGCGCGTTCATGTTGCTGGTGTCGGTAGTGCTGCTCACCAACCGGCGCTTGCGAACCCTGCGCTGA
- a CDS encoding dihydroxy-acid dehydratase: protein MARPSPGIDGRLTDYGDPGFSSFLRRAFLASAGYDDADVDRPVVAIVDTSSDYTTCHRDMPALLAAVRRGVLQGGALPLTLPTLSLGEILISPTSMLYRNLLAMETEEALTAYPMDAAVLLGGCDKTVPAQLMAAASADVPVVSVVTGPMRTGFWRGTRLGACTDCRAHWQQFRAGELAGHELSEVQQELCPTGGTCMVMGTASTMACLGEALGLMLPGGAAAPSGSGARLRHAVASGRRAAALAQAPVRPRQVLTAAAFANAVSVLLAIGGSTNAIIHLLAIARRAGVPLTLADFEAAAARVPLLVNCKPSGALWLEDLHRAGGMPAVLAELRPLLHLDARCVSGRTLGEQLAARRVSATKVAEAAGGAGEAGRSAASDKPPEAATTNAGSTRHEVEKGKSGRSLTARSIAHDRVIGTLDEPIGPPGALTVLRGSLAPDGAVLKRSAATPALLRHRGPALVFESPADLADRIDDPDLPVTPGHVLVLRNSGPAAAGMPETGSVPIPRKLAEAGVRDMVRVSDARMSGTAGGTVVLHCSPEAARGGPLALVEDGDQIELDADRGRIDLLVSERELAARRTRAPLPPAPPRRGWRRLHAEHVLPAHLGADLDFLAPDPGTAKKDGQ from the coding sequence ATGGCCCGTCCCTCCCCCGGCATCGACGGCCGGCTCACCGACTACGGCGACCCCGGCTTCAGTTCTTTTCTCCGGCGTGCATTCCTGGCGTCAGCCGGGTACGACGATGCCGACGTCGACCGGCCGGTGGTGGCCATCGTGGACACCAGCTCCGACTACACCACCTGTCACCGTGACATGCCGGCGCTGCTGGCCGCGGTGCGCCGCGGCGTGCTGCAGGGCGGTGCGCTGCCGCTCACCCTGCCCACCCTCTCGCTGGGCGAGATCCTGATCTCGCCCACCTCGATGCTGTACCGCAACCTGCTCGCGATGGAGACCGAGGAGGCGCTCACCGCCTACCCGATGGATGCGGCGGTGCTGCTCGGCGGCTGCGACAAGACGGTGCCGGCGCAGTTGATGGCCGCCGCATCGGCGGACGTGCCGGTGGTATCGGTGGTGACCGGTCCGATGCGCACCGGCTTCTGGCGCGGCACCAGGCTCGGCGCCTGCACCGACTGCCGCGCGCACTGGCAGCAGTTCCGCGCCGGCGAGCTGGCCGGCCATGAACTGAGCGAGGTGCAGCAGGAGCTGTGCCCCACCGGCGGCACCTGCATGGTGATGGGCACCGCCTCCACGATGGCGTGCCTCGGCGAAGCGCTCGGGCTGATGCTGCCGGGCGGCGCCGCCGCCCCCTCCGGCTCCGGCGCCCGCCTGCGCCACGCCGTGGCATCCGGCCGCCGTGCCGCCGCCCTGGCGCAGGCGCCGGTCCGCCCGCGGCAGGTGCTCACGGCGGCGGCGTTCGCCAACGCGGTTAGCGTCCTGCTGGCGATCGGCGGCTCCACCAACGCCATCATCCACCTGCTGGCGATCGCTCGCCGCGCCGGCGTGCCGTTGACCCTGGCCGACTTCGAGGCGGCCGCCGCGCGCGTCCCGCTGCTGGTCAACTGCAAGCCGAGTGGCGCGCTGTGGCTGGAGGACCTGCACCGCGCCGGCGGCATGCCGGCAGTGCTCGCCGAGCTGCGTCCGCTGCTGCACCTCGACGCCCGGTGCGTGAGCGGACGGACGCTGGGTGAACAACTCGCCGCGCGCCGCGTGTCTGCCACGAAGGTCGCCGAAGCCGCTGGCGGCGCCGGCGAAGCGGGCCGCTCCGCCGCGAGCGACAAACCGCCGGAAGCGGCCACAACGAACGCCGGGAGTACCCGCCACGAGGTTGAGAAGGGCAAGAGCGGGCGCTCACTCACCGCCCGATCCATCGCCCACGACCGCGTAATCGGCACGCTGGACGAGCCGATCGGTCCGCCGGGGGCGCTCACGGTGCTGCGCGGCTCGCTGGCACCGGACGGGGCGGTGCTGAAGCGCTCCGCCGCCACGCCCGCCCTGCTGCGGCACCGCGGACCGGCGCTGGTGTTCGAGTCGCCCGCGGACTTGGCGGACCGCATCGACGATCCGGACCTGCCGGTGACCCCCGGCCACGTCCTTGTGCTGCGCAACAGCGGCCCCGCGGCGGCCGGCATGCCGGAGACCGGGTCCGTGCCGATTCCCCGCAAGCTGGCGGAGGCCGGCGTGCGTGACATGGTACGAGTGTCGGACGCGCGCATGAGCGGCACCGCCGGCGGCACCGTGGTGCTGCATTGCTCGCCGGAGGCGGCGCGCGGCGGCCCGCTGGCCCTGGTCGAAGACGGCGACCAGATCGAGCTGGACGCCGACCGCGGACGGATCGACCTGTTGGTATCCGAGCGGGAACTGGCCGCCCGCCGGACGCGCGCGCCCCTACCGCCGGCACCGCCCCGGCGCGGCTGGCGGCGCCTGCACGCCGAGCACGTGCTGCCCGCCCACCTCGGCGCCGACCTGGACTTTCTCGCGCCCGACCCCGGCACAGCGAAGAAAGACGGGCAGTGA